A single window of Desulfovibrio desulfuricans DNA harbors:
- a CDS encoding prohibitin family protein — protein sequence MKSVCANIREVLRRNRLRIIVAGVVATLLLLFLWPSIVISIKPGELGVLYARFRGGTQLQHTYEEGIHFIQPWNIMYIYDVRVQEETQNIDVLTVDGLTINVQISLRFQIIRDRLPNLHQEIGPNYRDKVVIPIMNSAVRQTIGSYRPDDLYSTARQELQDQMLVDAVEEMGRIPVLIQGFVVKSITLPEVLREAIERKLIAEQDYLRYKYILLEAQQEARRKTIEGEGIKAYQTLVNENMTQNFLRYEGIQATKELATSPNAKVVVIGGKDGLPVILNADSPTGAAAPDTANAGKAANQGAAPKAPVQGTQQTPAKPDMSGTDSVSPDQKRPEDMRPGQIQPGQMRPEPGRTPPFRPNSHSGLRPQIQYDSQSGAQYAPKYGPRSDSAKQDSAASAEAQTPAGAGWIAPGENVSDYIQRLNKTLLQPHRGGAVRQ from the coding sequence ATGAAAAGCGTCTGTGCAAATATACGGGAAGTGTTGCGCCGCAACCGTCTGCGGATCATAGTCGCGGGCGTTGTTGCAACGCTGCTGCTCCTGTTTCTCTGGCCGAGTATTGTCATTTCCATCAAGCCCGGCGAGCTGGGCGTGCTGTACGCGCGCTTTCGCGGCGGCACACAGTTGCAGCACACCTACGAGGAAGGCATACATTTCATCCAGCCGTGGAACATCATGTATATCTATGATGTGCGCGTGCAGGAAGAAACCCAGAACATCGATGTGCTGACCGTGGACGGCCTGACCATCAACGTGCAGATTTCGCTGCGTTTTCAGATCATCCGCGACCGCCTGCCCAACCTGCATCAGGAAATCGGGCCGAACTACCGCGACAAGGTCGTGATCCCCATCATGAATTCCGCCGTGCGGCAAACAATCGGCAGCTATCGGCCAGACGACCTCTACTCCACGGCGCGGCAGGAACTGCAAGACCAGATGCTGGTGGACGCAGTGGAAGAAATGGGGCGCATCCCCGTTCTTATTCAGGGTTTTGTGGTCAAGAGCATCACCCTGCCCGAAGTGCTGCGCGAGGCCATTGAACGCAAGCTCATAGCGGAGCAGGACTACCTGCGCTACAAGTACATTCTGCTTGAAGCCCAGCAGGAGGCCCGCCGCAAGACAATTGAAGGCGAAGGCATCAAGGCCTACCAGACGCTTGTCAACGAGAACATGACGCAGAACTTCTTGCGCTATGAAGGTATTCAGGCCACCAAGGAGCTTGCCACGTCGCCCAATGCCAAGGTGGTTGTGATCGGCGGCAAGGACGGCCTGCCTGTTATCCTCAATGCAGATTCGCCCACAGGCGCAGCCGCGCCAGATACCGCAAACGCTGGCAAGGCGGCCAATCAGGGGGCGGCCCCCAAGGCTCCCGTGCAAGGCACCCAGCAGACGCCTGCCAAACCAGATATGTCGGGAACAGATTCGGTCAGCCCAGACCAGAAGCGGCCCGAGGATATGCGGCCTGGCCAAATTCAGCCAGGGCAGATGCGGCCCGAACCCGGCAGAACGCCCCCGTTCCGCCCCAATTCACATTCCGGCCTGCGCCCCCAAATCCAGTACGATTCCCAATCCGGGGCGCAGTATGCGCCGAAGTACGGGCCGCGTAGCGACTCAGCAAAGCAGGATTCTGCCGCGTCTGCCGAAGCCCAAACACCCGCCGGGGCTGGCTGGATCGCCCCCGGAGAAAATGTATCGGATTATATCCAGAGGTTGAATAAAACACTGCTGCAACCGCACCGTGGCGGCGCTGTCAGACAGTAA
- a CDS encoding ABC transporter substrate binding protein, protein MLFPITANGPCLLLRPQKNQGQRPHASAFLQRLTTLILTMLLLGGLFFVFCQPACANPPVKRIGYLEAGPFWLFDNTWNAFRDGMGKYDDIRCEYPSDARFSPGWEPAQMRRLPEMAKQLLQRKDLDLVVGMGTAAVKALLAVNDGRLPILGMGMADPVAAGVVKSAQDSGVDNFTCRVEVDRWSSMFRVFYDVVRFHKMGIMFQNSQEGRVYAALGDAQAIASELGFSLVLYDGLSSAESAEECRKGLDDLRKQGMDAFFIGPLNCFDIGGEGMAPLLQKLNQWKIPTFARDGSEYVKAGALMGFSTWNFGPSGIALAGQAHAILGGTQPRTLPMLDQSEPSIALNLATAKAIGFDFPFDVLVTADELHETISQPHPGTP, encoded by the coding sequence ATGCTTTTTCCAATTACAGCCAATGGCCCATGTCTTTTGCTGCGCCCGCAGAAAAACCAGGGGCAACGGCCCCATGCAAGCGCATTTCTGCAGCGCCTGACCACGCTGATTCTTACCATGCTTTTACTGGGCGGCCTGTTTTTCGTCTTCTGCCAGCCCGCCTGCGCCAATCCGCCCGTAAAACGCATTGGCTATCTCGAAGCCGGGCCGTTCTGGCTGTTTGACAACACCTGGAACGCCTTTCGCGATGGTATGGGCAAGTATGACGACATACGCTGCGAATATCCATCTGACGCGCGCTTCAGCCCCGGCTGGGAACCAGCGCAGATGCGCCGCCTGCCTGAAATGGCAAAACAGCTTTTGCAGCGCAAGGATCTCGACCTTGTGGTGGGCATGGGCACGGCGGCGGTCAAGGCGCTGCTGGCAGTCAACGATGGCCGTTTGCCCATTCTGGGCATGGGCATGGCTGACCCTGTGGCTGCCGGGGTTGTCAAAAGCGCGCAGGATTCCGGCGTGGACAACTTCACCTGCCGGGTGGAAGTTGACCGCTGGTCTTCCATGTTCCGCGTTTTTTACGATGTGGTGCGCTTTCACAAAATGGGCATCATGTTCCAGAACAGTCAGGAAGGCCGCGTGTACGCCGCACTTGGCGATGCCCAGGCCATTGCCTCGGAGCTGGGATTTTCCCTTGTACTCTACGATGGCCTTTCCTCCGCCGAAAGTGCTGAGGAATGCCGCAAGGGGCTGGACGACCTGCGCAAACAGGGCATGGACGCCTTTTTTATCGGCCCGCTGAACTGCTTTGATATCGGCGGCGAGGGCATGGCCCCGCTGCTGCAAAAGCTGAATCAGTGGAAAATCCCCACCTTTGCGCGTGATGGGTCGGAATATGTCAAAGCCGGAGCGCTCATGGGCTTTTCCACCTGGAATTTCGGCCCCAGCGGCATAGCTCTTGCCGGGCAGGCCCACGCCATACTGGGCGGCACGCAGCCGCGCACCCTGCCCATGCTTGACCAGTCCGAGCCTTCCATCGCCCTGAACCTTGCCACCGCCAAGGCCATCGGCTTTGATTTTCCCTTTGACGTGCTGGTAACGGCGGACGAACTGCACGAAACCATCAGCCAGCCGCACCCCGGTACACCCTAA